TCTATATATAGCATTCAAATTATCATTCATTGAAATATGATACAATTACTAGTTGGCCTAATTTCCTTCGGGTCAAGTTGTTCAGGTCAAacatcaataaataaaataaaataaaataaaaagagagagaaatcaccactataaaaaatataaaaaaatcccactttttatttcacaaaaaaaaaataataataattattaaaggTCTTGTTAACGAATGCAAAATATATCTGAAATAGTATCCAGACCAATAAATGCAAGCTAACTAATACAATAATTAACTTGTtcaaattaaactatttaatcTTCCAACAGCTGATTTAGCCTAGTTTCATTTCTCTATGCCAACCAAGCTCCACCATTTCTTCTTCATAGGTAATTAAGGAACCATTCATTTCTTTGAAgcccattttttttcctagctGTTGTTCCTCTAGTTGTTTTTGAAATCGTTGTTCACACAATCGCCTCCTCGAACGTTGCCCCAAAATCTTTATTTCTGGCACCATAGTACTAGTAGGATCCCCTAAACCTCGTTTTTCCCTTGAACCTTCTATCACCATAGAACCATGCGGGAGGAATGGTGATTCTCGCAATCTTGGAGGTCGAATCAGGTAATATTGATCAGGATAACCAGCAAAAGTTGTGACATAATATGCTTTTTCACTTCTATAAGATTTATCATTTATCCCTCAACAAAGCTACAAATATATGTACCTGAGCTGAGATTATcaagaaaatgcaaaattagagtaACCAATGTCATATAGCCAAGATTATTAGGAGGTATGGCAGTGGGGGGTCTTGGGCCAATTGGGCAATTGGGAATGGACTTTTTCACAATTTGGGTACGTAGTCCAaatcttttgcttcttttccCCGTGATTCAATTCCATATAGAGGAACCAATTTGTGTTCCTTGATGACTGCTCGACAAACTGGGCATTCCCTGTATTTAAAGTAATATCGTAGCCAACTGTATAACAAGACCAGCAATAGAGGTGTCCACACTCCACACTGAGTAACAATAGGTTCTTCAGCTAATTGCCAACAAATTTTGCAATGAAACAAACTGCTAGCATCTTCAGTGCAATCTTTTGATGAACAAGAGCAGGATTCAGCGAACCCAATATCCATATAGGAATATCAAGTTCCTAGTTCCTATACGTATGTAAAATTAAGTGCAAATATCACTTATCAAGCATAATAATATGGGTCTGGTTAAAGGAGTACATTAATCCtcaattttagaaaacttttttatgaaaaattgaaaaagttgtgaaaaaagttggttttcttcttattttctcataaaaaagttTCCTAGAATGATTTATAAATGGATGCTCTAAGGGCATACTTTAGTAAGACCTTGacaatatatatcaattttggcttgtaaaattatatatatgaaggCTAGCAACACCCTCAATAGTCAACActctaaacaaaacaaaataaatatactCCTTGATGAATAGGAGAACCAACTTGCCAAAAGaaatcctttcttttttctttttttaatgaatattggCACCAGAAATCTTAGCATGGATGGATCCAATATTCTATTCGAATTCTCTATAATTTGCaataaaacataataaatattaccatcatcatcattattattagtaacccttattgttattattattcaaaacatgaaaccaaaaaaacaaatattaaacatTAAAGATTTAGTGTTTAAACGTTATTTATGTTCCTCAACTATCTCAAATATTTGTCAAAAAAGAActcaaaattaagaaagaaatttatttcataaaagacatttttttattcataaaagacatataaacatatatttatgtttgcatACTATATTCAAGGTTGAGAGACCCAACAAGTTTGATACTCCATAATAATGACGGAAAGTTACTATGGTCACCCCCCTTTTACCCTTTTTTATTATCAAGAATTATATCATGAGTGTGTTTTACTAGAAATTCAACATTAGGgtcttatccaaaaaaagaaagaaattaaaccGTAGAGACCGACTAAGAAACCAGAAACACACTAGGGAGCAACTAAGGCCATAATCTCATAACACTAGGGCTTTTGAAATCGACTACAAAAACACataagagagagacagaatTGACAACCCTTGATAATCGCTTGGTGAGTTGGATGCATGAGTCGCTTTTGCTCTCTTTacaaatgaataaagaaaattgGGAATTTCATTGTAATTGACTAAATAAGTATTATAATGAAAttagaattctttttttttttttttttgggagaagaaTGAAATTAGCATTCTAGTAAATTGTTGATGACTCCCACTCCAAATCAATCTTTTACCCAAATGGGTGTTTTGGTAGATTTTAACTAGCCTacttaaccaattaattaagtTACAACATGTCCAGAACTTCTACGCGACATTAATGCAGTTACATGATTGCATCTGAAACTCGATAAATGTTCTTTCacacacctttttttttacctttttacaTATTtccaacaaccaaaaaaaatacacacaaacacaaacagatTGTCTCTATCCCTATTATTGATCCCAAAGCATCCAAAATATAATTCTCATaataaaaaacaagtttttcccaaaataaaaaGGTTGGAAGTTTTATGGACTTGTTCAAAGAGTGAGCTCGAAACCACACCCAGCTTACGATAACCACGTCATGGTTCACAACCCACGACTCACATTGCATCGCAATCGACCCATGTCTCGCTGCACGTTCTCCCGCAATCGATCCATGTCCTCGCGCAATCGACCCATGTCTCGCTCCACGTCCTCTCGCAATCGCTGCATGTCCTCTCGCAATTGACCAATGTCTTCATGTAAACAAAGTGTGGCACGCTGCGTGTCCTCCATCAACATAACCAATCTAGCAGCCTCCTCTTCTCGAGAAAGATGCGCATCCTCCATCAACATAACCAATCTAGCAGCCTCCTCTATTCGGGAACGATGCACGTCCTCCACCAACATAAACAATCTAGCATCATCCTCTACTCGAGAACGATTCTTTCGTTTGTCAATAGCAAGATCTTCTTTAGGCActataaccacaaaaaaaaaacactaattagtaaaacaaattaaattatagacTTGACTGTTCaaattgaaacacaaaattATATACCTTCATAGGCTTGATTGTTCCCTATATCAAAAGATATGCAGCTTCCCTCATCAAATTCCTTCGGGTCCTGAAACCTGCAAACGCAaacatacataaaaatatgCTGTTTAGTTTTATGTGGAGTTAGTTTTCTAGGCTTTCTAACACGAACCAACCAAATGGTATAAGAGATGGAGGTAAAACGTCTGCATGATTCACTGTCACTGTTGGGGAAGACAATAATATACAGCCCTGTGAAAGGAGTTTAATATAGTTAGCTATGTCCACGAATGGGAGTTTATATGGTTGGCTACTATAGAGACTAGGGGATAGACTCTCACTTGCTCCCAAATCTAAGCTTTTGCATCCTAACAGATCCTTCTTTTTCAAGCCACAGTAGCCAATCTCAACCCTAAAGCAGCCCATCACAAACTAAAACTAAtatcttttaaataattattagtaGTCTATATATCACATGgcataatttataatattcttcattaaaaaataaataaataatagaagaagaggaagaatgaaGGAATACTCACATGGCATAATTTATAATAgacttcaataaaaaaaaaaaatttaaaaaaagtagaagaagaggTAGAATGAAGGATTACTCACATTGTTATGGTTTTCTTGGTAGCAATAGCGCAAACtgaaaattatgattttcttGGTAGCGATAGCGCAAACTATGAAAATTATAGAGATGACTTCCTTAGTAAGAGATTAGGAgtctaaagtctaaacccacTAAGAGAGAATTTTGTGGGAGAGATGTGTGtgtggattttctttttatagacAAACGAATAGGATTTCTGCCAAGAGGGAGACACGTGAGGGAGAGAGACGTGTGTGAAGATAAACAAATAGAATTCCGAATTTTTTGATAGATGATAGAGTTTTTACGTAAGTTAAAAATTATCCATAAATCaatttgatttgagaaaatatatctaataattaattattaataataagaaaaactaatttaataaattgaaGTGTTGGTAATctacaattaattaaatttttgtgtctatCTAAAGAATTGATAAAGCCGTGGAGGAAAAATTGataagataaaattatatatacccacttttatattagtaattttttatggtAAGAAATTAGATTTCTAATCAACTTAggaataagagagaaaaaaaaataacattgttatttttaaaaggaACAAGGTGTAAAAATTTCATAAAGTCGAtcgatatgaaaaaaaataaaaagttaatctATCAAATACgacaaaataataatgaaaaaaagaagttgatacgaaaaataatgtttaagtaacaatcaaatatgaaacatttataataaaaaaagtgataaaacaacagagaatttcatctttaaaaaattgaattgaaaatctGTGGTTGCACTAATTAGTGCAACCACagattttcaattcaatttttaattaaagagaGAATTATTGATATGAACAAAATCCCGgctagaaaagaaaatttttctcattaaaaaatcttttactaaaaatttgataacaaaaattcaataaataatatattttttaaatgatgtggaAATATATTAAACTACAATTCATCTGCACCACAAATGCCATGATGAAATCTCAaaatcaaaggtttttttttttagtaaacagtaatattgtaacaaaaaaatagtaatacttattagaacatacacaaaaataataataatgttttaaacCGAGTTTATAATAACCCTGATTGTACAAATTCTTCTCCATGATGTATCTATGACTTTTTCTAATTAATGaagtttttgtttgttaattatcaccaaaaaaaaaattaaaggttaaTAACTCTGATTGTACTATTTCGAAATGAATTAAAGTTAGTAATCcaattcctttaaaaaaaaattagtaatccAATTGGTTTGACACACACAGATGCCATAATCTATTAGtagtattttgttttgaaaaagtCATAAATTTTATACAAACTTATTGGCTATTGCACGACACGACTTGTTCTGTATGAAAGAGGAAATATTAATCAACAATTAGAACAAATAACTGAATAAGTAGTAAATTATTGTTACGTacgtaaaaaaaagaaaatagttgcTAACTCGTGCAAAATACCAAATACttagcaaaaattaaatattttcatttgtttgtttctaaaaataatagaaaaaatctTCACTTTGCTCAATGTAAGAATTAGTTAAAGACGAATTAAAAAATCTTCACTTTGCTGCTCAATGTAAGAATTAGTTAAGGACAAACTGGCTATTCCCTGTATTTAGAGTAATATTGTAGCCAACTGTATAGACAAAGCCAGCAATTGAGGTGTCCACACTGAGTGACAATAGGTTCTTCAGCTAATTGCCAATTGCCAACAAATTTTGCAATAAAACAAACTGCTAGCATCTTCAGTACAATCTTTTGATGAACAAGAGCAGGATTCAGCGGCCCCAATATCCTTATCCATTTAGGAATATCAAGTTCCTAGTTCCTACACGTATGTAAAATTACGTGCAAATATCattagccacgtttttaaaaacgcggccatagttagtcacgtttttaaaaacgcggctttagctCACAATTATGGCCGCGTTTTTAAGAAGTCTATGGCCGCATTATAAACGCGGCTAATCTTTCTTCCGGGCAATCAACAATTtccctatagccacgttttaaacgTGGCTATGGCCGCGGTTTTGTAGCTATGGCTATAGGCAGGACCAATAGCCACGTTTATAAAAACGTGGCTATTGGTCCTGCCTATAGCCACGGCTACAAAAACGTGGTCATAGGCCTATAGTTACGCATTTTAGGCTATGGTTAAAAACGTGgcctaaaaaaacgcggctatagaccaaatgtcctatagccacgttttttcaagctatagccacgttttaaaaacgcggctatagaaccttttttttgtagtgagtaTAATAATTtgccttctcaaaaaaaaaagtatgataaTATGGGTCTAGTTAAAGGCATACATTAATcatcaattttagaaaactattttttgagaaattgaaaaagttgtcaaaaaagttAATCaccttctcatttttttcataaaaaaattttaaaaatgaatgcCCTAGAGGCAAGTGTTAGTAAACCCTGACAATATAATATCAATTTTGGCTTGTAAAATTATATAGGTCAAGGCTAGCTACACCCTCAACAGTCAacactttaaactttaaacaaaacaaaataaatgggAGAACCAATTTGCCAAAAGAaatcccttctttttctttttttaatgaatattggCAACGGAGATCTTagcaatatgatttaattcaaattgtGAGATATACCTAATCCAGCCTAGATATTGATTTACACCCCAAATTGTAAGTTACAACTTACTCAATTTTAGGCTTATCTAACCATTTGCACCAAAGTATAAGTTATTAGTAAGTTGAAGGACTactccaagaaattaaaaacacaataaCGAGGATAATATcggatgtgttatcaaagagaaaatCCAAGAACGAGTTGAAAAACGGATCTCTCTACAGCAAACCATCCAAGTCTAGTGCTATATATACTCAAGCCCTCCAAGTTATCGCTATCAACCAATTTCACCGAGTCCTTTCTTCAATCTAGTTGTCAAATCTGCAATTGAGCTCCAATTATCCAATTACAATTTCCAAGTCTCCTTGGCTGAATTGTTGTGGCTCCAATGGTTCCCTTGTCTTAAACAACACAAAATCTTTCAAGTATGTTTTGTGTGTGGAGGATTCAATCCCCGCTCAAAGTGTAATGCTTAAAAAGAGggagaaagcaaagaaaaatgggtATATACACTAGGGTTTTTCTTAACTatttaacacttcaattcaGAATTTTTGGGTGTCAAATTTTGAGGAAAATGAGGCTTCAATAGATGGGCAAAAGGCCGGCATAGCAGGTAACAAATTTCCCACAGGTTCTAACACTTTCACTCGAACCCAATACAAAAATACAACTCATTCaagaattaaaatacaaatcaattgatttaaaattacatagaaattttagcaaaaaaaaattacatagaaATTTGTCATGGAACTAGCCAACAATTTAAAGATCCTAGTGTCTACATTCATAGCAATCCAAATTAAGGACGGCAACGGGGCAAGGCAGGATCGAAGGTTGGGGTCATCACATCTGTCTCGTATGGTTTTTTCTTACCCCATCATTGCCCCGCAAAGCCCCACCCCACccccgtaaaactctacttctTATTAATTTGCCCCacaattattacaaattttttttataaaaacctgtttcgttataaaaatatttatttgaaatcacaattaaatttatctcatcaaaaactaaataatattaacTATGTGTTTAACAAAacaatatcacaataaaaacaaaaatctcatagtataacacataaGAAAATAATCCAAACTcctaaaacataagaaaataaaaattatctagttcttcaaaaataatttccaCAAATAAAGTAagtcaaaatttatatatttgtttaaatagtagaattttagggtatgaaaaaattataacctCATCAACGCGGGGTGGGTGGGTCTACAAAGTATAAAATCATCTCCACCCCACCCTGTGGTGCGGGTTTAAAATTTCACTCTATCTCTACCTCACCACCTTTGCAGGACAAGAAAAACCCTTACAGAGCGATGTAGAGAGCGGCGGAGTGGGGCACCATCGTTATCCATAGTCCACACGAAAATGAGAAAACACAACATAAGAACTAATTGCACAATAACTGCAATAGCTGTTCTGGGCATGGGCCTAGGCCTAAGCCTGGGTGCAAGAGGAGAAGTGTCAGTCTCGGGACTTGGGCCAACTGGGCGTTTGGGAATGGACTTTTGAGAATTTGGGTCCAaatcttttgcttcttttccCTCTGATCCAATTCCATGTAGAGGAACTAACTTGTGTTCCTCAATGATAGCCTCACAAACTGGGCATCCCTGGAATTTCGTGTGAAAATGTAGCCATCTGTATAGACAAGGCCAGCAATATAGGTGGCTACACTGTGTGACAACAGGGTTTAGCTAATTGCCAGTAAATGTTGCAATTAAACAAATTGCTAGCTCTTTCTCTTTCAGTGCTATTTTTTGAACAAGAGCTAGACTCACTCTCAATATCCATATCCAATTAGGAATACCAAGAAGTTCCTGCACATCATGTTGATTTCAAATTACCAATTATCAAACATATCAATATCGATCCAATATGGCTAATGCAAAATTATATAACCGAGCTATAGGCTCCACAATGTAAACATAAAGATTAGGAATATATGATTCAGGATTTATAGatatattgaagaaaaaaaactcaaaatcaagCCAGAAATACGATTCAGGAACGTACATACATATGGTACTATAGTGTACTATATATAATTAAGTGCATTTTCAAATGAAACACTAGGGTCTATTCAGCCTTAAAAAAAAGGCTGCTGCTGTtgcccatcaaaaaaaaaaaaaaaaggctgttGAATATAATTGAATTGAAGAAtacgtaaaataaaaaaagaagagagagagagagcaataactCATCTTTTGGAAAAAAACTAGTAAGTTTTTCGTGCGATGCACAGATACtattgtaatgttttatataaatttatttttggaaaatatttaacatatattataacatatttattataaaactttgttttttttttttttgagagagtttcaacttatggcgtctgctcctgataataactctttattatcagaccaagataccaatcagtttttggtgtaggcgggaattgaaccacagatctcttatacaaccattacAAACTTTACCAGTAgagctaactgaaactcacatatttattataaaactttgttagtaatgagttcatcataaaaagtaacaattataaattgttcACATATATCtactataattattttgttcaagtaatgagcgataattaaaacaacttgGAGTAATACTGTATAATAAAagtatattaattcattctatattattaatttttattatatgatgtaatacAAAGCTTCATtacgaaatctttttttttttcttcagtctTTGTTATTAAGGTATGGTGATACTTGTTATCATCATTAGTTTCTCTATCTTCAACGTTTGAAGTTTAGTCCATCCATATTTGTccaatttttgagctttcatcattttttttcttttgttgcatcatttgtgttaatcactaatCAATTGGCATCGAGAGATTCTTAATTGGATCTTACAAAGTTTGGACTTTGTcgctaagatttttcatagtatttacatttataataaatttcaacgatgttacagttttttgtaaatatttttattttttattttttatttttgttaattttggattagtgtagcaaaaagaattattatagcatattgaattgtgttttttttttcttccatacctttttatcatttgaaggtgCATCGAAAatcttccatacctttttagcaactatgtaattttcaaaactatcatttagattgaattcattcaaatgagtagagaaatccattttttttcctaatttttttttcaaatcacatGGAATTCgttctccaatatcaatatttttacaataatttaaataagttgtacctcagtttatttttcagcaaaatatcttgtagaatcaattaggattttctcaacatctcaatcaaatatcacaaaatttgttttgatagttgcgtcaaaaacttcaatttaaatcatgtatctgaagtagtttgcaattgtatatatatagtagttatagtgagataaatatattataaatatttggagagtatgtagttaatgtgagtacctctaactttgggatagaaagatttagttttgtttcacattttactTGTGGTCTGACATTCCTTTCACAAAGTACGCATAAAATGTAATATCAACATATTGTTGTATCCATATTACTTCTTATTGCAATACCCTAGCAGTTCACATCTTGCAAtaaactttgaaattaatatattattttttttaatgtaaataatatgatgtatgattatttttttacgtaaatgatgagtataaattgaaatgattaacaaactTGTTTCATAGAatctcattcaatgcattttatctttactattgtcttcataatatttaaagataaatcctccaatgaaattttttttgcatgtatttttggtatttcttgtataggatcatgttttttaccattcctatcattgaattattttgaagataatattaagttaatggcattttgtgagatagtatatgatatttattagacttttttgttattataaactttagaaatatgcacttgtcaattatttcagcAACCTCAAGGATcttaaaatttgtatatatttttgttgcactaGTCGATGACAAAGAATTTGActgcataaattgcatagaacactattaatagacaaaagcatattgaattgaaattggggaaaaatgaagacatgatttcatgAGGATGAGATTTTTAAGAAGTATCACCTATGTGGGGGGGTAAGAgctattaaataaacaaataagctttgggcttgatcaattggtaccagtttgtttttgtcattgggccTCTAATCCCACGAGTCAGCTTACACTAcaaaggtccgaggagttgtccgaggatgtatgtctcctcggacaggtccGCTTATGACCCTAGGACttgccaagaaggttaaaggcagaGTGGAGAAAGCtaatgggtaagagggtgatccaagcaccctctagaagCAAGGacgtgagagaaatatctaaagaaaatGCTGcaacctccacattaaagaccctgcacctacctccctagccgcattgatggggaaatgacctctaaacagtaGGATCCAGCCTCCCcactattgtttgaagacttcaagaaggtggcggatgggacaagtatctaaggaaaagatttgtatgacacgtggaggaGTCAGTGAAGAAAAAGTATATAAGTAGACaggagaggaaagagagaggggGCTACGCTttcaataggaaaaaaaaataggaactaaggattgtaaacGTTGGCCTAGAAAGGAGAATAATTATACAAATCGTCATCAGCTTGCGTCCGAGGACATCTGTTTGTCATATTCGTTCATTGTTTGTACCGATTGTAGCACTCTAGCTTGTTAatcgaacttccaacatccaGAGTTTAGAtctcaaactcatactctataaattttattatataaggctcattgggcctgagcccaacacttgttctgggtccgggtacaattgtgcacctACATATCAATGTTAAATTAAGTGAAGTATAATCTCAATAATAAATTAAGTGAAGTATAATCTCTATGTAATTACCAGTCGTGCTAGCTAATGCATCGGTAGCCTGCGCCTCTACACTAGAAGAACTTTGGGCAAAAGGATTTGCCTCAGGAGGTGTTTCCGTAGATTGAACTGTAGATTGGACCACCGGAATAGATGCCTCACCTCGCGAGCATGTAAGCCGTCCTAGTGCCATCTGTAACTAACAAACATAtatttaatgaaacaacaaagtcattacaaataatggaacaaaattattatcatctatTGTACCCTATGGAACATCTATTGTACCTTATGGATTATAGAATTAGAtgactcatcatcattgtcatcgtcACCAATAGGTGATACATAATCATCATCTACCATAACACTAGCTctacttcttttcccttttgcacAGTTGGACTGAGCAGAATCCTTTAGAGAAGTTGAGATGTGCTTCAATCCTAAAGCATCaattctctcttggttttgcCTCATTCTATCCAATCTTGCCATCTCATACCTTGGTATATTATGAGCGTATTTGGCCTTTTGgggcattttttgaaactatgtattGACATGAAAGATAAGTACAATTGCTACTAACTTAACATCATAGTCTAcaccattatccatatcaagcaattcacaagtgcAAAATTTGAATACAATTGCTACTGACTCAACACAACAAATTaccacatcaatatccatatctAGTTCAAGATAAGTACAGACCACATtaatatccatatcaagttcaagataagtacaaaacatcTCAATAACAATTACTACTAACTTTACATATCATAGTCCATACCATTATTcatatcaagcaattcacaagtgcTAAATTTGAACACAATTGCTAAAACCTCAACACAAAAAATGgccacatcaatatccatatcaagttcaagataagtacaaaactttGAAACAATTGCTACTTAGATAAGCATAAAACTTTaagacaaacaaacaacatTTAAGATAATTATTATGAACTCTACATATCAGAATCCATATCAAGATCAACATCAGGTATGTCATGCACTTCATTTTGATTAGCATCTCCTGAAGTTCCACCTTCAAGAACAAcctcagtttcaacatcacccaTACAATACTCAATAATATTGTCCTCAACATTGACAGAGACAACATCAACAATGGCTTCTTGTTGAAATGCGTCACTATCTTCTGTATTATCATTGGATTCTCCACCCCTGACTTCCGGGACATCAAACACTCCCCTATGTTGGATGGATTGCACAATTTTTCAAGGTTCACCCAATTTGGTATCTTTAAGGTAGAAAATTTGTCTCGCTTGACTAGGAAGTATAAAAAGGTCATTTTCATACCACCGACTTGTAACATCAATGCATGTGCAGTGTGCATCAGTTCTTATTGTTCTCCTTCAACCATTAGTATCGGTATTGTACCATTCACACtggaacaaaacaaatttaTGGTGAAACACATACtccaattcccaaattttgcaCACATGACCATAGAAGTCGTGCATTTCTCCTTCATGGTCCCCTTCCGTACATACACCACTATTTTGGGTTACATGACGATTGCCTAGGTCCCTTGTATGAAACTTTACACTATTAACCATACAAACTGTGTACTCCTTCACATGCGGCTTAGGACCATTTGCTAATGACCATAACTGTTTAGTTGCTTCTGGTGACTCGCTAACTTTCAATCTATTCATCTATAATGATATACAACAAgtgatattaattagtaataagcaATGATGAAactatttaaatgtttaatttctaTTTGTGTGATTAAGTTTCAAATGTCTTACATGTTCTCTGAACCACTTGGGAAACTCTTGTCGTTGGATTTGAGTTATGGCTTCACCAGTAGGATTATGCAATGTGCTTTTGTGTTCACTATTAAAAATAAGGTGATTTATTTTCAGCTAAGCATTGTAGATAATATTCAAAACTTAATCAAACAATACATGCATAtaaaatcacatactttaaataAGGCTCTAACTT
This portion of the Castanea sativa cultivar Marrone di Chiusa Pesio chromosome 7, ASM4071231v1 genome encodes:
- the LOC142642278 gene encoding uncharacterized protein LOC142642278 — encoded protein: MPQKAKYAHNIPRYEMARLDRMRQNQERIDALGLKHISTSLKDSAQSNCAKGKRSRASVMVDDDYVSPIGDDDNDDESSNSIIHKLQMALGRLTCSRGEASIPVVQSTVQSTETPPEANPFAQSSSSVEAQATDALASTTGAQLYPDPEQVLGSGPMSLI